A single window of Lagopus muta isolate bLagMut1 chromosome 23, bLagMut1 primary, whole genome shotgun sequence DNA harbors:
- the TENT5B gene encoding terminal nucleotidyltransferase 5B has product MLAAEAAGCSEQRTGERFSVLTWEQVQRLDQILGETVPIHGRGNFPTLSVKPRTIVQVVRSRLEKKGIVVHNVRLNGSAASHVLHQDSGLGYKDLDLIFGVDLKTEDVFQQVKDVVMDCLLDFLPEGVNKDKITPMTLKEAYVQKLVKVCNETDRWSLISLSNNSGKNVELKFVDSLRRQFEFSVDSFQIILDSLLLFGECSENPMAENFHPTVTGESMYGDFEEAMEHLRSRVIATRNPEEIRGGGLLKYCNLLVRGFKPKSEVDMKALQRYMCSRFFIDFSDIGEQQRKLECYLQSHFVGMEDKRYDYLMTLHRVVNESTVCLMGHERRQTLNLIATLAVRVLAEQNILPTVTNVTCYYQPAPYISEINVNYYVTHVQPFLPCNQSYPTWLPCN; this is encoded by the exons ATGCTGGCGGCGGAGGCTGCGGGCTGCTCGGAGCAGCGCACCGGGGAACGCTTCAGCGTGCTGACGTGGGAGCAGGTGCAGCGGTTGGACCAGATCTTGGGCGAGACCGTCCCCATCCACGGCCGAGGCAACTTCCCGACGCTGTCCGTGAAGCCCCGAACCATCGTGCAG GTTGTCCGCAGTCGCCTGGAGAAGAAGGGGATCGTGGTGCACAACGTGAGGCTGAACGGCTCGGCAGCCAGCCACGTGCTGCACCAGGACAGCGGGCTGGGCTACAAAGACCTCGACCTCATCTTCGGGGTGGATCTGAAGACGGAAGACGTCTTCCAGCAGGTGAAGGATGTGGTGATGGATTGCCTCCTCGACTTCCTCCCCGAAGGGGTCAACAAAGACAAGATCACCCCCATGACCCTGAAGGAAGCCTACGTGCAGAAGCTGGTGAAGGTGTGCAACGAAACCGACCGCTGGAGCCTCATCTCCCTGTCCAACAACAGCGGGAAGAACGTGGAGCTCAAATTCGTGGACTCTCTCAGGAGGCAGTTTGAGTTCAGCGTGGATTCCTTCCAGATCATCCTGGATTCCCTTCTGCTCTTTGGGGAATGCTCGGAGAACCCCATGGCTGAGAACTTCCACCCCACGGTCACCGGGGAGAGCATGTATGGGGACTTCGAGGAGGCCATGGAGCACCTGAGGAGCAGAGTCATCGCCACCCGGAACCCGGAGGAGATCAGAGGCGGGGGGCTCCTGAAGTACTGCAACCTCCTGGTGAGGGGCTTCAAGCCCAAATCCGAGGTGGATATGAAGGCTCTGCAGCGTTACATGTGCTCCAGGTTTTTCATAGACTTTTCTGACATCGGCgagcagcagaggaagctggAGTGCTACCTGCAGAGCCACTTTGTGGGCATGGAGGACAAACGTTATGACTATCTGATGACCCTCCACCGGGTGGTCAATGAGAGCACGGTCTGCCTCATGGGACACGAGCGGAGGCAGACCCTGAACCTCATTGCCACGCTGGCCGTGAGGGTCCTGGCCGAGCAGAACATCCTCCCCACGGTCACAAATGTCACCTGCTATTACCAGCCGGCCCCTTACATCAGTGAGATCAACGTCAACTACTACGTGACCCACGTGCAGCCCTTCCTGCCCTGCAACCAATCCTACCCGACGTGGCTGCCCTGTAACTGA
- the KDF1 gene encoding keratinocyte differentiation factor 1, which yields MLGRKAGPPHNLNSHRQKNQSYQQAVPPRSRPSKEAEVGLEVLGGLTPEIKQSRTRAQQMRDRKGRKAELKDSNGREAETITFISGTAEAPANQSFCCSSLSHAWKTYKAVFCCIVTCGGCFQDCSVCIPYPGPAESSTDDGKNGDYNGRLPNSPANVSPTEKNGNQIKKSHMGSSFSYPDVKLKGIPVYQNRSLGHHLESDSCFKELLPEKPLRNSIEKPPLPSSHRSSEEYYSFHESDLDISELNGSMSSREIDVLIFKKLTELFSVHQIDELAKCTSDTVFLEKTNKISDLINSITQDYNLDEQDAECRLVRGIIRISTRKSRVRPHISVPASQSHEEKSSRGNAPDSGNETMLESTVISQDDLAVQISEETPADVLARNMRRHSGAGSPTSRDSSFQDTETDSSGAPLLQVYC from the exons ATGCTGGGCCGAAAAGCAGGACCCCCCCACAACCTGAACAGCCACCGCCAGAAAAACCAGTCCTACCAGCAGGCCGTGCCCCCGAGGAGCCGACCATCCAAGGAGGCCGAGGTCGGGCTGGAGGTGTTGGGTGGTTTGACTCCTGAAATCAAACAGAGCCGCACCAGAGCCCAGCAGATGCGGGACAGGAAAGGTCGCAAAGCTGAGCTCAAGGACTCTAATGGGAGAGAGGCAGAAACCATTACCTTCATCTCCGGCACGGCGGAGGCTCCTGCAAACCAGAGCTTCTGCTGTTCCTCTCTGTCTCATGCCTGGAAAACGtacaaagctgttttctgttgcaTAGTGACCTGTGGGGGCTGCTTTCAGGACTGCAGTGTCTGCATCCCCTATCCAGGGCCTGCCGAGTCCTCCACCGACGATGGGAAGAATGGAGATTATAACGGGCGGCTGCCAAACAGCCCTGCCAACGTCTCTCCCACCGAGAAGAATGGGAACCAGATCAAAAAGTCCCACATGGGCAGCAGTTTCAGTTACCCAGATGTCAAACTGAAGGGCATTCCTGTCTATCAGAACAGGAGCCTGGGCCACCATCTGGAATCAGATTCGTGCTTCAAAGAGCTGCTGCCGGAGAAGCCCCTCAGGAACAGCATAGAAAAGCCTCCGCTCCCCAGCAGCCACCGCAGCTCAGAGGAGTATTATTCCTTCCACGAGTCTGACCTGGATATCAGCGAGCTGAACGGCTCCATGTCCAGCAGGGAGATCGACGTCCTGATCTTCAAGAAGCTGACAGAGCTCTTCAGCGTCCACCAGATCGACGAGCTGGCCAAGTGCACGTCAGACACTGTCTTCCTGGAGAAGACCAACAAGATCTCGGACCTCATCAATAGCATAACTCAGGACTACAACCTGGATGAGCAGGATGCTGAATGCAGGCTGGTCCGAGGCATCATCCGCATCAGCACTCGGAAAAGCAGGGTCCGGCCCCACATTTCTgttccagccagccagagcCATGAGGAAAAGTCCAGCAGAGGCAACGCGCCGGACAGTGGGAATGAAACAATGCTGGAGTCCACGGTCATCAGCCAGGACG ATTTGGCCGTGCAAATATCAGAGGAAACGCCAGCAGATGTGCTGGCCAGGAACATGAGGCGGCACAGCGGCGCAG gCTCTCCAACAAGCAGAGATTCCTCTTTCCAAGACACAGAGACTGACTcatctggagcacctctgcttcAGGTGTATTGTTAA
- the TRNP1 gene encoding TMF-regulated nuclear protein 1, with the protein MATADAASPAPTDEQRPERSGGSTGTAAGGGAAATASGRGTASGGGGGGGGGSGGSLELAAARRRLVAAECRRRAAAELEGRVVQVHCALRHAELRLAARAEALSRLGSGVAQAQLALAAQGQRLQKGLRRRPRPRPGALLAAARALRSCVPWATGRARRSSVHTPSRRLPAAPRSPA; encoded by the coding sequence ATGGCGACAGCGGACGCCGCATCCCCGGCTCCGACGGACGAGCAGCGCCCGGAGCGCTCCGGCGGCAGCACCGGCACGGCGGCTGGCGGAGGAGCGGCAGCGACGGCATCGGGACGAGGAACGGCAtcgggaggaggaggaggaggaggaggaggaagcggCGGCTCGCTGGAGctggcggcggcgcggcggcgccTGGTGGCTGCGGAGTGCCGGCGGAGAGCCGCGGCGGAGCTGGAGGGCCGCGTGGTTCAGGTGCACTGCGCGCTGCGGCACGCCGAGCTGCGCCTGGCCGCCCGAGCCGAGGCGCTGAGCCGGCTGGGGAGCGGCGTGGCACAGGCGCAGCTGGCGCTGGCCGCGCAGGGGCAGCGTTTGCAGAAGGggctccgccgccgccctcGCCCCCGACCCGGTGCTTTGCTTGCCGCGGCCCGAGCGCTCCGAAGCTGCGTGCCCTGGGCGACGGGAAGAGCGCGGCGTTCCTCCGTGCACACCCCCAGCAGGAGGCTGCCCGCTGCACCGCGCAGCCCCGCTTAG